The stretch of DNA GCCAAGCTAGCGGCTGAATATTATGATGTCCTGACCGCGCGTAGCGGCGAAGAAGCCTTAAAAATCGCAGCAAGCGAACGACTCGATCTCATTTTAATGGACGCGATGATGCCCGGCATGAACGGCTTTGAGGCGTGCGCTGTGTTAAAAGGCGATCCAGAAACATGGCATATTCCTGTGGTGATGGTGACAGCGCTAGAACAGACCAAAGACCGTATTCGCGGGCTAGAGGCGGGGGCGGATGATTTCATTACAAAGCCCATTGATGATTTCAATATGCTGACCCGCGTGAAATCACTGTTACGCCTCAAAATGGTCACAGACCAATTGCTTAGCCATACAGGGCATACTGTCGGTAACTCACGGCCCATATTGCAAGAGATCAACCGTAAGCGTGGCCGCGTATTAATGGTCCATGATCAACCGCGTCATATTGAAAAACTTGTGACGGCATTGTCAGAATATCACGACGTTGAAGTCGAGACAGACCCTGTAAAAGCCGTGCGACGCGCCAAAGGGAATTTTGACGCCGTTGTCGTATCCTTTGTCTCAAATGGGTTTGACGGCCTTCGGATTTGTGCCTCGCTGCGCTTTAACCAAGAAAGCCGCGAGACGCCAATTCTGGCCATTGATGATCCTGAAAACCAAGCGCGCCTTATGCGGGCCTATGACATTGGAATCAATGACACCGTTATGCGGCCTGTTGAAACGCAAGAATTTATGGCTCGCATAAACTCACAACTTCGCCGTAAATTTTACGCTGATAGCCTGCGCGAAAACTTTAACGAAAACCTCGACATGGTGGTTTCTGACCCGCTAACGGGATTGGGTAATCGCCGCTTCTTTGAGCGCTCCACTGATCCTCTCATTGACGCGCTAAATTCGAGAGGGATACCCTTCTCTGTTATTGTTTTTGATATTGACCATTTCAAACGGGTCAATGACATTTTGGGTCATGACATGGGCGATCATATCTTGCGCGAAGTATCAGCGCG from Fretibacter rubidus encodes:
- a CDS encoding PleD family two-component system response regulator, which produces MSARILVVDDLAPNLHLFQAKLAAEYYDVLTARSGEEALKIAASERLDLILMDAMMPGMNGFEACAVLKGDPETWHIPVVMVTALEQTKDRIRGLEAGADDFITKPIDDFNMLTRVKSLLRLKMVTDQLLSHTGHTVGNSRPILQEINRKRGRVLMVHDQPRHIEKLVTALSEYHDVEVETDPVKAVRRAKGNFDAVVVSFVSNGFDGLRICASLRFNQESRETPILAIDDPENQARLMRAYDIGINDTVMRPVETQEFMARINSQLRRKFYADSLRENFNENLDMVVSDPLTGLGNRRFFERSTDPLIDALNSRGIPFSVIVFDIDHFKRVNDILGHDMGDHILREVSARLVTNMRAVDIVSRYGGEEFMVAMPNTTEAEAVAAADRIRALIAGTPIYVDGEALTITTSAGVSQVFKDEDMREALKRADAGLYRAKHAGRNCVFGSEQPKAA